In a single window of the Desulfofundulus luciae genome:
- a CDS encoding ABC transporter permease, translated as MRSFKESGTKILCWSDIDGRLNPLGLALPALLLIVWHLVTVDGNIPGYLLPRPMEIGKVALDFALGNWQLTPYSGTMLDHSLASISRVFSGFGFAAAVGLPLGFLTGRITAVKRTIDPTIHLFRTIPGIGWLPVAMVWFGVGERTTLFLIALAAFFSIYDCF; from the coding sequence ATGAGGTCATTTAAAGAATCGGGGACTAAAATTTTATGTTGGTCAGATATCGACGGCAGGCTTAACCCGTTAGGGTTAGCCCTGCCCGCCCTGTTATTAATTGTTTGGCACCTGGTAACAGTCGATGGCAATATCCCCGGCTACTTGTTGCCCAGACCAATGGAGATTGGTAAAGTTGCCCTTGATTTTGCCTTGGGAAACTGGCAACTAACACCCTATTCAGGCACCATGTTGGATCACTCCCTGGCTAGCATTTCCAGAGTTTTTTCCGGGTTTGGCTTTGCGGCGGCCGTAGGGCTGCCCCTGGGTTTTTTAACTGGGCGTATTACTGCGGTAAAGAGAACCATTGATCCCACGATACATCTTTTCCGGACCATTCCGGGGATTGGCTGGCTTCCAGTGGCAATGGTCTGGTTTGGGGTGGGAGAGAGAACAACTCTGTTTCTTATAGCCCTGGCTGCTTTTTTTTCCATTTATGATTGCTTTTAA
- a CDS encoding rubredoxin-like domain-containing protein: MKWRCGVCGYIHDGDQPPEKCPKCGAPREKFAQLTDEEARLIERSRYTNNLHAKLIALMQKVEALADEGIKDNLDPGCLTVFQAAKKQAHILAQMAKAEIQTHISKGKWG; encoded by the coding sequence ATGAAATGGCGTTGTGGTGTTTGTGGTTACATCCATGATGGGGATCAACCCCCGGAAAAATGTCCGAAATGTGGTGCCCCGCGGGAAAAGTTCGCCCAATTGACTGATGAAGAAGCCAGGCTCATCGAGCGCTCCCGCTACACCAACAATCTCCACGCCAAACTGATTGCCCTCATGCAAAAGGTGGAAGCTCTGGCCGATGAAGGTATCAAGGATAATCTGGATCCCGGCTGCCTCACCGTATTCCAGGCGGCCAAAAAACAGGCCCACATTTTGGCCCAGATGGCCAAAGCCGAAATCCAGACCCACATCTCCAAGGGCAAATGGGGTTAA
- a CDS encoding DUF6951 family protein produces MAKAKVMAGACGFTSVIKVTKIGKMKVRVQIISACQDLRSLNEDLAEVDCSRNVFGKMIDSVIYQKASKRLKHPDCPVPCAIIKTIQVELGGAVPKDVIIKIDAHG; encoded by the coding sequence ATGGCCAAAGCCAAAGTGATGGCTGGCGCCTGTGGGTTTACCAGTGTGATAAAAGTTACGAAGATAGGCAAGATGAAGGTGCGGGTGCAGATTATCAGCGCCTGCCAGGACCTGCGCAGTCTAAACGAGGACCTGGCCGAGGTGGACTGCAGCCGCAATGTCTTTGGCAAAATGATCGATTCGGTAATATACCAGAAGGCCAGCAAAAGGCTGAAGCATCCCGACTGCCCGGTGCCCTGCGCCATCATCAAGACCATTCAGGTGGAACTGGGCGGAGCCGTTCCCAAGGACGTGATCATTAAAATTGACGCTCATGGCTAG
- a CDS encoding ribonuclease H-like YkuK family protein, whose product MYFTSPTKGRLTFEQMMADIMGYITGLPSSAYKIIVGSDSQVKQETCFITAVIVHRLGKGARYYYRKKIQRKIKSLRQKIFYETALSLELGGLIARHFAECGLDDLQVEIHIDVGTHGETRDLIREVVGMVTGSGFQAKIKPEAYGASSVADKHTK is encoded by the coding sequence ATGTATTTTACCAGTCCTACTAAAGGAAGATTAACCTTTGAACAAATGATGGCCGATATCATGGGCTATATTACCGGCCTGCCCAGTTCGGCTTACAAGATTATTGTTGGTTCCGATTCCCAGGTGAAGCAGGAAACCTGTTTCATCACGGCTGTTATTGTTCACCGGTTGGGCAAGGGCGCCCGCTATTATTACCGCAAAAAGATCCAGCGCAAAATTAAAAGCTTGAGGCAGAAAATCTTTTACGAAACCGCCCTGAGTCTGGAATTGGGCGGCTTAATTGCCAGGCATTTTGCCGAGTGCGGTCTGGACGATTTGCAGGTGGAAATCCACATCGATGTGGGTACCCATGGCGAAACCAGAGATCTGATCCGGGAAGTGGTAGGTATGGTCACGGGGAGCGGCTTCCAGGCCAAGATTAAGCCCGAAGCTTATGGTGCTTCCAGCGTGGCCGACAAGCATACAAAATAG
- a CDS encoding glycosyltransferase family 2 protein yields MLVAVVPVKNEAPSLEKVLKNLLAVPVDLVIPVLNGCNDCSEQIIQGFPARLVQPLVFAEALGIDIPRAVGAIRAQKLDAQAVLFVDGDMGGDIVHVLRELVMAVTTRGVDLALTNCYPARELVRLSDLASYLLEIRLALNRELGLAQLIGPASPSHGPHAVSRKFLDQIPLRELAVPPVALALAAKQGLKTGVGATIAHRHLGSPFRSPVHARRIAETIIGDCLEAINLARGLPRERSLNGVTYLGYHPERRFDLLEAFSLPEGLT; encoded by the coding sequence ATGCTGGTAGCTGTGGTTCCGGTGAAAAACGAAGCTCCATCTTTGGAAAAAGTTTTAAAGAACCTGCTGGCCGTACCCGTGGACCTGGTGATCCCGGTACTCAACGGCTGTAATGACTGCTCGGAACAAATTATTCAGGGTTTTCCCGCCCGGCTGGTACAACCGCTGGTTTTTGCGGAAGCCCTGGGCATCGACATACCCCGGGCGGTGGGAGCAATCCGGGCCCAAAAACTGGATGCGCAGGCCGTTCTTTTTGTGGACGGGGACATGGGCGGGGACATCGTGCACGTGTTGCGGGAACTGGTCATGGCGGTAACCACCAGAGGAGTAGACCTGGCTTTAACCAACTGTTACCCCGCCAGAGAACTGGTCCGGCTTTCCGACCTGGCCAGCTACCTGCTGGAAATACGCCTGGCCTTAAACCGGGAACTGGGCCTGGCTCAATTAATAGGACCGGCTTCCCCCTCCCACGGCCCCCACGCCGTTTCCCGCAAGTTCCTCGACCAGATACCCCTGCGGGAGCTGGCCGTACCCCCGGTAGCCCTGGCTCTGGCCGCCAAACAGGGCTTGAAAACCGGTGTGGGGGCCACCATTGCCCACCGGCACCTGGGTTCTCCCTTCCGCAGCCCCGTGCACGCCCGGCGTATTGCCGAAACCATCATCGGCGATTGCCTGGAGGCTATAAATTTGGCCCGCGGTCTGCCCCGGGAACGCAGCCTCAACGGTGTCACCTACCTGGGCTACCACCCGGAGAGAAGGTTTGATTTGCTGGAAGCTTTCAGTTTGCCGGAAGGCTTGACATAA
- a CDS encoding ubiquitin-like domain-containing protein, whose translation MEWSTLGRPRNSCRGGIHPRNFRLTLLALCLFLVVVAGSLVFAGYARAKKHITLVVDGKEVTLETRVNTVGDLLETQGIRLGSWDRVEPDPSAPVTEGMRVVVRRAVPVTVTADGKTLKLLTAAPTVREALQEAEVVPGREDIVTPGPAEKIRPEMAIRVIRVRQVAREIMVPVPYSIRREPDPGLMRGQVKVVRAGRQGKEKQRWVLVYHDGREVKRVMEASQVVTPPVDRVVRVGTLQQVSRGGRDIRFSRVINMVATAYTYTGNNTAYGVPPRVGVAAVDPRVIPLGTRLYVEGYGYATALDVGSSIRGNRVDLFMENAAEARRWGVRRVNVYVLD comes from the coding sequence GTGGAATGGTCTACCCTCGGCCGCCCGCGAAATTCCTGTCGTGGTGGTATCCATCCCCGCAATTTCCGCCTTACTTTGCTGGCCCTGTGTCTGTTTCTCGTAGTCGTAGCGGGAAGCCTGGTCTTTGCCGGGTATGCCCGGGCGAAGAAACATATTACCCTGGTGGTAGACGGAAAGGAAGTTACCCTGGAAACCCGGGTCAACACAGTGGGAGATCTTTTGGAAACACAGGGTATCCGGTTAGGTTCCTGGGACCGGGTGGAACCCGATCCTTCTGCGCCGGTTACCGAAGGAATGCGGGTGGTTGTTAGACGGGCGGTCCCGGTTACGGTAACTGCTGACGGAAAGACGTTAAAACTGCTCACTGCGGCACCCACTGTCCGGGAAGCGCTTCAAGAGGCGGAGGTTGTGCCGGGCAGGGAAGACATAGTTACGCCCGGCCCCGCAGAAAAAATCCGCCCCGAAATGGCCATTCGCGTGATCAGGGTGCGCCAGGTGGCCAGGGAAATAATGGTTCCCGTCCCTTATTCGATTCGCCGGGAACCGGATCCCGGCCTGATGCGCGGGCAGGTAAAGGTGGTTCGGGCCGGCCGGCAGGGAAAGGAAAAGCAGCGCTGGGTGCTGGTCTACCATGACGGGCGGGAAGTTAAACGGGTCATGGAAGCCAGCCAGGTGGTTACCCCGCCCGTGGACCGGGTTGTCCGGGTGGGCACGCTGCAGCAGGTTTCCCGGGGCGGCCGGGACATCCGGTTCAGCCGGGTAATTAATATGGTGGCTACTGCCTATACTTATACGGGTAACAACACTGCCTACGGAGTGCCCCCGCGTGTTGGCGTGGCCGCAGTGGATCCCCGGGTTATTCCCCTGGGTACCCGCCTTTATGTAGAGGGTTATGGTTATGCCACGGCTCTTGATGTGGGTTCCAGCATTCGAGGGAACCGGGTTGACCTGTTCATGGAAAATGCAGCCGAAGCCAGACGCTGGGGTGTTCGCCGGGTGAATGTTTACGTTTTGGATTAG
- the yabG gene encoding sporulation peptidase YabG, with amino-acid sequence MEGIKVGDIVGRISYSCDIFFKVVELTVGKDGKKSARLKGLDKRLCATAPVEDLRKFEPAEVAAFWHSFMTKNHEHMKRIFQRREQDRQRLVRGNDVVSNLGSFDVPGSVLHMDGDGDYLDLCLTTYRQLGIPASGYHIDEEKQPEVVIDLLQQHRPDILVLTGHDGIEKDTQNFSDLNSYHNSRYFVEAVKKARLYEKSRDDLVIFAGACQSHYEAILEAGANFASSPHRVLIHTFDPVFVVEKIAYTSIYDQISLKDIIAGTITGFPGIGGVETRGKYRLGLPKSPY; translated from the coding sequence GTGGAAGGAATCAAGGTCGGGGACATAGTGGGGCGGATTTCATACAGCTGCGATATCTTTTTTAAAGTGGTGGAGTTAACCGTAGGAAAAGACGGTAAAAAAAGTGCCCGTTTAAAGGGCCTGGATAAGCGCCTTTGTGCCACTGCTCCGGTGGAGGACCTGCGCAAGTTTGAGCCGGCTGAAGTCGCTGCCTTCTGGCATTCCTTTATGACCAAAAATCACGAACACATGAAACGCATTTTTCAGCGCCGGGAACAGGACCGGCAACGCCTGGTCCGGGGTAACGACGTGGTCTCCAATTTAGGTAGTTTTGATGTTCCAGGTTCGGTGTTGCATATGGATGGCGACGGTGACTACCTGGATCTATGCCTGACTACCTACCGCCAGTTGGGCATACCGGCTTCCGGTTATCACATCGATGAGGAAAAACAGCCAGAGGTGGTTATAGATCTGTTGCAACAACACCGCCCCGATATACTGGTGCTTACCGGTCACGACGGCATTGAAAAGGACACGCAAAATTTTTCCGACCTGAACAGTTACCATAACTCCCGTTATTTTGTGGAAGCAGTAAAAAAAGCGCGTTTGTATGAAAAAAGCCGGGATGACCTGGTCATATTTGCGGGGGCCTGCCAGTCCCACTATGAAGCTATACTGGAGGCGGGTGCAAACTTTGCCAGTTCACCCCACCGGGTACTCATTCATACTTTTGACCCGGTGTTTGTGGTAGAAAAAATTGCCTATACCTCAATCTATGATCAGATCTCCTTAAAGGACATTATAGCCGGGACCATCACCGGGTTCCCCGGTATCGGCGGTGTGGAAACCAGGGGGAAATACCGCCTCGGGCTGCCTAAATCTCCTTATTAA
- the rbr gene encoding rubrerythrin has product MKPLAGSRTEANLKAAFAGESQARNKYTYFASEAKKAGYEQIAAIFQETADNEKEHAKRILKFLGGIGDTAANLEAAAQGENYEWTTMYKEFAAVAREEGFTEIAAFFEGVARVEEEHERRFRALLQNLREGKVFKKEGSVRWKCRNCGHIHEGAEAPKVCPVCNHLQAFFELLCENY; this is encoded by the coding sequence ATGAAACCTCTTGCCGGTTCCCGTACGGAAGCCAATTTAAAGGCTGCTTTTGCGGGGGAATCCCAGGCCCGCAACAAGTATACATATTTTGCTTCCGAGGCCAAAAAGGCCGGCTACGAGCAAATCGCTGCCATTTTCCAGGAAACGGCCGATAATGAAAAGGAACACGCCAAGCGCATCCTGAAATTCCTGGGAGGCATTGGCGATACGGCGGCCAACCTGGAGGCTGCCGCTCAAGGGGAGAACTATGAATGGACCACCATGTACAAAGAATTTGCCGCCGTGGCCAGAGAAGAGGGCTTTACCGAGATTGCTGCCTTTTTTGAAGGCGTGGCCCGGGTGGAAGAGGAGCATGAGAGGCGTTTCCGGGCCCTGTTGCAGAATTTGAGGGAAGGAAAAGTGTTCAAGAAAGAAGGGTCGGTACGCTGGAAGTGCCGCAACTGCGGTCACATCCATGAGGGTGCCGAGGCGCCGAAAGTATGCCCGGTATGTAATCATCTCCAGGCCTTTTTCGAGCTGCTTTGTGAGAATTATTAA
- a CDS encoding SPOCS domain-containing protein — MPIEYVYTEPEEVLCLKIKVPVVLAEEEVQVLVDSTVTLPELAKKVDHIDARVEDLEAEPVFIHESISNWFPRINNEWKNHFKDIVGRVAVVKKVIVSGVLHKQIFYVNNRDEVKHFAENVPFTKMVDLKEPQAVLREDDVMVQFPKPKFDITWELVRASRLHQTGVIIVRIKVVEERQIFVQLCPTPELCPPGNLLEDPGFEQWAGNVPIFWGATANVASTSIVHSGTLAAELGAANPASTAVIFQTVRRGIAPARAYRLTFWARENVAPVTPVSAFNLVAEVRFFDRNGMQIDGAIQSIGSVNIPDNNYQQFTLNVPVSPAGARTALIRFTFNPATGNTNTVKIDDASFECIGGFPA, encoded by the coding sequence ATGCCCATCGAGTATGTCTATACCGAGCCGGAAGAGGTATTGTGCCTTAAGATCAAGGTGCCGGTGGTGCTGGCCGAGGAAGAGGTGCAGGTGCTGGTGGACAGCACCGTTACCCTGCCCGAGCTGGCCAAGAAGGTGGATCATATCGACGCCCGGGTGGAAGACCTGGAGGCCGAGCCGGTATTCATCCATGAGAGCATCAGCAACTGGTTCCCCAGGATCAATAATGAATGGAAAAACCATTTCAAGGACATTGTCGGACGTGTAGCCGTAGTAAAAAAGGTTATTGTCAGCGGGGTGCTGCACAAGCAAATCTTTTATGTCAACAACAGGGATGAAGTAAAACATTTTGCCGAAAACGTACCCTTTACCAAGATGGTTGACCTCAAAGAACCCCAGGCCGTGCTCCGGGAAGACGATGTCATGGTGCAGTTTCCCAAGCCCAAGTTTGATATTACCTGGGAGCTGGTCCGGGCCAGCCGCCTGCACCAGACCGGCGTGATTATCGTGCGGATCAAGGTGGTGGAAGAGCGGCAGATCTTCGTGCAACTTTGCCCGACACCCGAACTCTGTCCTCCCGGCAACCTGCTGGAAGACCCGGGGTTTGAACAATGGGCGGGCAATGTGCCCATCTTCTGGGGCGCCACGGCCAACGTCGCTTCCACCAGCATCGTTCACAGCGGCACCCTGGCTGCCGAACTGGGTGCTGCCAATCCTGCAAGTACGGCTGTCATTTTCCAGACCGTGCGCCGGGGTATAGCTCCCGCCAGGGCTTACAGGCTGACCTTCTGGGCCCGGGAAAATGTTGCTCCCGTTACCCCCGTCAGTGCCTTCAACCTGGTGGCGGAGGTGCGCTTCTTTGACCGCAACGGTATGCAGATTGACGGGGCCATCCAGAGCATCGGCAGCGTGAACATCCCTGATAACAACTACCAGCAGTTTACCCTGAACGTACCTGTTTCCCCCGCCGGTGCCCGTACCGCTCTGATTCGTTTCACCTTTAACCCGGCCACCGGAAACACCAACACGGTCAAGATCGATGATGCCAGCTTTGAGTGTATCGGGGGTTTCCCGGCCTGA
- a CDS encoding DUF3794 and LysM peptidoglycan-binding domain-containing protein produces MVGTAAPATERLRVNQVVSEDTQQVVVRGKITVPDPKPDVQKILSTDKSARIKKVELVPDKAIVEGTLTLQIVYVAFEPSQSVHHMHQQLSFTAFVELPGARPGMDVTARVTVEDVSITRSPDDPRQFDVTAILSVFVKVTEMQDVDVVTTCPSGATCEMDTIKVANVVGSGTRQVIVSEEFNVPDEKPPVEKILEVDATAEITDKKIIKNKVIIDGTVTIQVLYVAAEPDQPVHQLHRTFRFSDFVEVTGAKPDMDVRVDVKVESADVDILDGDRLRADVVLMLTAFVTEPRQVNVITKITGVQATMTRLKIDHVVGEDSTQVVLRDTFETPDPKPDVEKIIDVTVQEVKVTETKIINDKVIVRGFVDVHLVYVAKKPDQAVHALERRLNFRTFVEIKGAREGMDVDVRPVVEFVSADAGGPNVTLEVVLKVAVKVTESLQRDVVVSIAPAPPVICPPGETIDYVVQPGDTFWKIAQRFGTTVEAIKTANPTKDPHNLQPGDVIKVPCPPAKG; encoded by the coding sequence ATGGTTGGAACCGCCGCACCGGCCACGGAACGGTTGCGGGTCAACCAGGTGGTTAGCGAAGACACGCAACAGGTCGTGGTTCGCGGCAAAATCACCGTACCCGACCCGAAACCCGACGTGCAAAAAATCCTTTCCACAGATAAATCGGCAAGGATTAAAAAAGTTGAACTGGTTCCGGACAAGGCAATTGTGGAGGGGACCCTGACTCTGCAAATTGTTTACGTGGCCTTTGAACCCTCCCAGTCGGTACACCACATGCATCAGCAGCTCTCCTTCACCGCTTTTGTGGAACTTCCGGGGGCCAGGCCGGGCATGGATGTCACGGCCAGGGTTACGGTGGAAGATGTCAGCATCACCCGCAGTCCCGACGACCCCCGACAGTTTGATGTGACCGCTATCCTCAGTGTTTTTGTCAAAGTGACGGAGATGCAGGATGTGGATGTGGTTACCACATGTCCCTCAGGCGCCACCTGCGAGATGGATACCATTAAGGTGGCCAATGTGGTAGGCAGCGGGACCAGGCAAGTTATCGTCAGCGAGGAGTTTAACGTACCAGACGAAAAGCCGCCGGTAGAAAAAATCCTGGAAGTGGATGCCACCGCCGAAATTACCGACAAGAAGATCATTAAAAATAAAGTCATCATTGACGGCACAGTGACCATCCAGGTGCTGTACGTGGCTGCCGAGCCCGACCAACCCGTCCACCAGCTCCACCGGACCTTCCGCTTCAGCGATTTTGTGGAGGTAACCGGGGCAAAACCGGATATGGATGTGCGGGTGGATGTCAAGGTGGAAAGTGCCGATGTGGATATCCTGGACGGCGACCGGCTGCGGGCCGACGTGGTCTTGATGCTGACGGCCTTTGTTACCGAGCCCAGGCAGGTCAACGTCATTACGAAGATCACCGGTGTCCAGGCCACCATGACCAGGCTCAAGATTGATCATGTGGTGGGAGAGGACAGCACCCAGGTGGTGCTCCGGGATACCTTTGAGACTCCGGACCCCAAGCCCGATGTGGAGAAAATCATCGACGTTACCGTCCAGGAAGTCAAAGTGACCGAAACAAAAATTATTAATGATAAAGTGATCGTCCGCGGCTTTGTGGATGTACACCTGGTTTATGTGGCCAAAAAGCCGGATCAAGCCGTCCACGCCCTGGAACGGCGGCTGAATTTCCGCACCTTTGTGGAGATTAAAGGTGCCCGGGAAGGCATGGACGTGGATGTGCGCCCGGTGGTGGAGTTTGTTTCCGCCGACGCCGGGGGGCCGAACGTCACCCTGGAAGTAGTGCTCAAGGTAGCGGTCAAGGTGACCGAGTCGCTGCAGCGGGATGTGGTTGTCTCCATTGCTCCCGCTCCTCCCGTGATCTGCCCGCCGGGGGAAACCATTGATTATGTCGTACAGCCCGGGGATACCTTCTGGAAAATTGCCCAGCGGTTTGGCACCACTGTGGAGGCAATCAAAACAGCCAACCCCACTAAAGATCCGCATAACCTCCAGCCCGGGGATGTAATTAAGGTTCCCTGTCCCCCTGCCAAGGGTTAA
- the rsmA gene encoding 16S rRNA (adenine(1518)-N(6)/adenine(1519)-N(6))-dimethyltransferase RsmA — protein MSEQVSFGRVRAILEKHNIRLRKSLGQNFLIDGNIVRKIVTASRVTPGDVVVEIGPGAGILTAALAGTCAHVVAVELDKRLLPVLEEVLGGLQNVTVVLKDALEVDFDRLVSRVTGATTYKVVANLPYYITTPLIMHLLRGQSGVAGMVLMIQLEVADRLVARPGSKDYGAFTVTVQYYCRPEILFRVPRTVFFPQPEVDSAVVRLAKRQEPEVVVDNEDLFFTLVRGAFGQRRKTLANALAGAKIFPGWTRATWEEVLKRAGIDSRCRGETLGLAEFAALARACRQRLMESGISS, from the coding sequence GTGTCCGAGCAGGTTTCCTTCGGCCGGGTAAGGGCCATTTTAGAAAAGCACAATATTCGTTTGCGCAAGTCGCTGGGACAAAACTTTTTAATAGATGGCAATATCGTGCGTAAAATCGTGACGGCCAGCCGTGTTACACCCGGGGATGTGGTAGTGGAAATAGGTCCGGGGGCGGGTATCCTCACGGCGGCCCTGGCCGGCACCTGCGCCCATGTGGTGGCCGTGGAGCTGGACAAAAGGCTGTTACCCGTGCTGGAAGAGGTTTTGGGCGGCCTGCAGAATGTCACCGTGGTGCTTAAAGACGCCCTGGAAGTAGATTTCGACCGGCTGGTGTCCAGGGTCACGGGAGCAACAACCTACAAAGTGGTGGCCAATCTCCCCTATTACATCACCACCCCCCTGATCATGCACCTTTTACGGGGGCAATCCGGTGTTGCCGGAATGGTGCTCATGATCCAGTTGGAGGTTGCCGACAGGCTTGTGGCCAGGCCCGGAAGCAAGGACTATGGGGCGTTTACTGTTACGGTGCAATATTATTGCCGCCCGGAGATTCTCTTTCGTGTTCCCCGGACGGTTTTTTTCCCCCAGCCCGAAGTGGATTCGGCGGTGGTCCGGCTGGCCAAACGGCAGGAACCGGAAGTGGTGGTTGACAATGAGGATCTTTTTTTCACCCTGGTGCGGGGAGCCTTTGGCCAGAGACGCAAAACGCTGGCCAACGCCCTGGCCGGGGCTAAAATTTTTCCCGGCTGGACCCGGGCGACCTGGGAGGAAGTCTTAAAGCGTGCCGGCATTGATTCCCGTTGCCGGGGCGAGACCCTGGGTCTGGCAGAATTTGCCGCCCTGGCCCGGGCCTGCCGGCAACGCCTGATGGAAAGCGGCATTTCCTCATGA
- a CDS encoding chymotrypsin family serine protease, giving the protein MEKYFRVLKKSREKLLQLPNVTGVGIGLKQVSGETTNHPALIIFVKKKVPSDGLIRAQQVPAYIDGLPTDIIEIGEVRLLSLRTGKERPARPGMSIGHYKISAGTFGAVVKDRVTKEPLILSNNHILANATDGKDGRAAIGDPILQPGPHDGGQAGDRIGTLLRFSPLLRSVQEAECPVAEALVRAGNLLIRLVRPHYQLKMFQHYRGGNIIDAAVARPDDPGLIDDEILEIGKIEGVARVAPGQGVMKSGRTSGISEGSVTAIGVTLEVEIGNDEKGWFTDQVVTDMTSRPGDSGSLVLDREKRAVGLLFAGSDKYTVFNRIEQVLSRLEVEF; this is encoded by the coding sequence ATGGAAAAGTATTTTCGCGTTTTGAAAAAATCCCGGGAAAAGCTTTTGCAGTTGCCCAATGTGACCGGGGTAGGAATTGGCCTCAAACAGGTGTCCGGCGAAACCACCAATCACCCCGCCCTCATTATCTTTGTGAAAAAAAAGGTGCCGTCCGACGGCCTGATCCGCGCACAACAGGTGCCGGCCTACATTGACGGATTGCCTACCGATATCATAGAAATCGGCGAGGTCAGGTTGCTTTCCCTGCGTACGGGGAAAGAGCGACCGGCGCGACCGGGAATGAGCATCGGTCACTACAAGATCAGCGCCGGTACCTTTGGTGCGGTGGTGAAGGACCGGGTTACCAAGGAGCCGCTGATTTTAAGCAACAACCACATTCTGGCCAATGCCACCGACGGGAAGGATGGGCGGGCTGCCATCGGGGATCCCATCCTGCAACCGGGTCCCCATGACGGCGGTCAGGCCGGGGACCGCATTGGCACGTTGTTGCGCTTTTCGCCCCTGTTGCGCAGCGTCCAGGAGGCCGAATGCCCGGTGGCAGAAGCTCTGGTCAGGGCGGGCAATCTACTGATCCGCCTGGTCAGGCCCCACTACCAGTTAAAAATGTTCCAACATTACCGGGGCGGCAATATTATCGACGCCGCCGTGGCCCGTCCGGACGACCCCGGCTTAATTGACGATGAGATTCTGGAAATTGGGAAGATAGAAGGTGTGGCCCGGGTGGCCCCGGGTCAGGGGGTAATGAAAAGCGGTCGTACCAGCGGAATTTCCGAGGGTTCAGTTACCGCCATTGGGGTAACCCTGGAAGTGGAGATAGGCAATGACGAAAAGGGCTGGTTTACCGACCAGGTGGTCACCGACATGACTTCCCGGCCCGGAGACAGCGGTTCTTTAGTGCTGGATCGTGAGAAGCGGGCCGTGGGACTTTTATTTGCCGGTTCTGATAAATACACGGTTTTTAACCGCATCGAACAGGTGCTCTCCCGTCTGGAGGTAGAGTTTTAA
- a CDS encoding CAP domain-containing protein produces MNKSLKSLAGVILGALLLLGLFFSPALAQAAVPCGFNYLDGSEGQKVPTPEVTPAARQATPTPEESRMLALVNYQRSKKGLPAFRTDSRLVELARQRAGEMVDRGLGGLSGSLPQLLKAKGISYTYAAQTLVLAQSVDSAYRALIKSAGYRQDILGTRYDRIGVGVARQGSRLYIVQLLVGGQGGLSQQEPASQPAPQAAPQPAQPQLDPRPVPQPGPVSGLTVDEQQMLQLVNQERARYGLAPLKVNMELVKVARLKAKDMVEKDYFSHTSPTYGSPFEMMSRFGITYRYAGENLAGAPTVDIAHENLMNSPGHRANILNANFKEIGIGVVPSPRYGKIFVQMFAG; encoded by the coding sequence ATGAACAAAAGCTTAAAGTCGCTGGCCGGTGTGATTTTAGGTGCGCTGTTGTTATTGGGGCTGTTTTTTTCTCCGGCCCTCGCCCAGGCCGCCGTCCCCTGCGGTTTTAACTATTTAGACGGCAGTGAGGGGCAAAAAGTTCCCACTCCGGAAGTCACCCCGGCCGCCCGGCAGGCAACCCCCACCCCGGAAGAGAGCCGTATGCTGGCCCTGGTTAATTACCAGAGGAGCAAAAAAGGCCTGCCGGCCTTCCGGACCGATTCCCGGCTGGTGGAACTGGCCCGGCAGAGGGCCGGCGAGATGGTGGACAGGGGTCTGGGCGGATTGTCCGGCTCACTGCCCCAACTGTTAAAAGCGAAGGGGATCAGTTACACTTATGCCGCCCAAACCCTGGTTCTGGCCCAATCGGTGGACAGCGCCTACCGGGCTTTAATTAAGTCTGCGGGCTACCGGCAGGATATACTGGGCACCAGATATGACCGGATAGGAGTGGGCGTAGCCCGGCAGGGCTCCAGGCTGTATATAGTGCAGCTATTGGTGGGTGGACAAGGCGGGTTGTCACAGCAGGAGCCTGCATCTCAACCTGCACCTCAGGCCGCGCCTCAACCTGCGCAACCGCAGCTTGATCCACGGCCGGTACCGCAGCCCGGGCCGGTAAGCGGTCTTACGGTAGACGAGCAGCAGATGCTCCAACTGGTCAACCAGGAGCGGGCGCGTTACGGCCTGGCCCCGTTGAAAGTGAACATGGAGCTGGTGAAGGTAGCCCGGCTCAAAGCGAAGGATATGGTGGAAAAAGACTATTTCAGCCACACCTCGCCCACCTACGGCAGTCCCTTTGAAATGATGAGCCGGTTTGGCATCACCTATCGTTATGCCGGCGAGAACCTGGCGGGTGCACCCACGGTGGATATTGCCCATGAAAACTTGATGAATTCCCCCGGCCACCGGGCCAACATCTTAAACGCCAATTTTAAGGAGATCGGTATAGGCGTGGTTCCCAGTCCCCGCTACGGCAAGATTTTCGTGCAGATGTTCGCTGGTTGA